The Xyrauchen texanus isolate HMW12.3.18 chromosome 4, RBS_HiC_50CHRs, whole genome shotgun sequence genome segment tcgccaaaaacaaaagaagaagaatgtggaagttaaagtgtagatttattgtataaaatgactaaattactgatctgtttttcacacacacatattatatcgcttctgaagacatggatttaactactggagtcttgtggattacttttatgctgtctttatgtgcttttatgagcttcacatttctggccaccattcacttacattgtgaggacctacagatctgagatattcttctaaaaatgttttgtttgtgttcagcagaagaaagaaagtcagtcagatctgggatggcatgagggtgagtagatgatgagagtatttttgggtgaactatccctttaaattttaaCTGTGTGCATCTATGTGTAATTTAGTGTTTTATCTCTTCAAAGCATTGGCTGAAATTCTCAGTGTCAAAGAGATTCCTGGGAGAAAGCTCTATTATGTCCACTATATTGACTGTGAGTATTAAACAATCACCTGACAACTCAATACATATGGCTGTTTATTCATTCTTTCCACCAGAACATAATTGGTCTTTTAATATGTGATTCAATTTGATGTTCAGCCTTTCATTTCAAAGTGAACATtgaactaaaatgtttttttttgttttgttttgtttgtcataTAGTCAATAAGCGACTGGACGAATGGGTTAATCCAGACCGGCTGGACTTGAAGAAGCTCCAGTTTCCCAAGGAAGCCAAGACCCCTACAAAGAATGGTCTGTCTGGGTCTCGTCCCAGCTCCCCAGAAAGAGATGTGGTAAGAGAATTAGTCCTCCATTTACTTTGTCATTCCCTTTACATTTCAAATCTGTCATTACAGAGATATGCTATCATTTTAAATCTGCTGACAGTGATTGGATTTCTTTGATGTATCATTTGTGTCACATCCCCACCTCAGTGGTTGACTTTCATTGTGAAGAGTTGTCATACACAATTGTTTTCATGCTATGCAATCCTTTACCATCTTCTCTTCCTTTCTGTTCAAATTCAGAGGAAGAGTCTAGATCTCGGCGTTCAGTCTGCTTCAGCTCCTTCAAGAGGCAAAACCCTCCCCACACCGGTACAGACAAACCCGCccattgtacacaaataaaactcaATCTCTCAAGCAAGTGCTCAAAATGAATGGGCTGAATTTAGCTCATGTCACACTTTCCAACAATTGTGAGGGATGCAATTTTTGCCTCGTCTAAATTTACATTGCAATTTGGAAAGCAGGGgtatataaattaaaatgcacaataatatttttttagcaagaaaattcacgttagatcataattttcttttgtttagaaagacctttgatattagagcaaaaatagtattcttgatgataatttttgtattgttttcaggttaaaaatatcaaaaaatccatAAAACTAGATCAAGTtaattttatcttgttttagatacaacactgcataagatatttagttttttcagtgaatgtattttgaacatgtgtattttgttttactgtacttgCAGATTTTTatttagtcaaaacaagtgaaaaaataaagtaatccaaagtatttagaatacattactgaccttgagtaatctaacgcaATAGGTTGCAATaggtaatggaatacattttcaaaagtaaccctcccaaccctgttcccctgctgaaaactggtggtacttcaagcttgaattgctctgatggcaggaatattccttattacaatccggggacatgattaatttcataaatttttttaacacgttatttttttgaTGCAATTAATCGCTCtgtattaacgtgttaaatcgacatccCAGATTTAAAGCATTGGACACTTGTACTTTATTATCTCTGTTTTCAAATGATtactattttagaataatagtgaagtcatcaaaactataaaataagGCTGTCaaatcaaaattaaaatattCATCTCAATTTAGATACAAATGCACACTCGAATGCTAAAATGAACAGTCTAATTTTTAATGTGTGCAAAGCAGTTTCATTCtgtaaaatgtccttgtaaattgACACAGCATCTCAAAAACTGCATTGTTACCACATGAGACgctgaaaaaacagcgagacatgACTCAAttcaaagacgtccatcttgCGTTTAGTAAAAGAAGGACATGTTCCGAGGTCAAGGACTTTGCCGGTTGTGTCTTGACTATGCATTGCTCTCTTATTAGCATCTCGCTGCATAATCATTAGTAACGTACTGTACATACAACTGTATGTAATGAAAACACTGTGGTACGGCtggtattatgaagcttgagtttGTGGTGGTATTATTTCACTGGTATAGACTACTGTGCACTTAGTTAATACAGAACCTTCTATTGAAGCATTACTTTTCTCATTTAACATTTTTACTTACCGTActggttaaaggtgcactcagtaatattttttttttctcatttataaaGTTTTAATTCTAAagaactgaatattttaaaacatacaaaatcatgaccactcatgtaagatgaagagttcagtcatataaTTAATCTTATAAAatatggagttatatatgtgccaaaaTTCTGCACGCTCAAAATGGCATTTTTTAAATTGAGATTTCAGAGATGGGGAACCTTAATCATGTGATTGCTGTTATAACatacattcaattaaaaatatgggTGTCTAaagtaaatatgtatatatttatagacCTGTATGATATTtcatagaatgtatatatttttctcttagATTAATCTCTTTGACTGGGATTCTGTTATATAATttgtctataattttttttaacttaaagtgCAGTatttaagattcagaaacccttattagtaatgacacctgtggccattaagtgaactgcagccagctacctgttgcttgtgctcgcactcgtgcacacactccatagggatgcgagcGAACGAggatcgaccaaaacaatgacgtaacatacaaagagactgaacgtgattcactggcatcatgcggtagcataattaaaattacacagttatgattctTTTACTACAAACATTGAGACTGTATATTGTATTTGACTCTACGGTGCTGGagcagggctaaaacaaagtgtggatataggtctgactatgcgagactgtagtttgaagtaatcacttttctttgcatgaaacattgactgcatttatacgatagcctatgtcggcgttagctagctagccagctttgcTGTTAGCTAGatttttcacatgctttgcagttatgtaagcttacctgtccaataagaagaacaccaattcagggttggttttgatccccaaaaccaaacgaagttccctccaggaatcaaatgccgatgttcactctagttttcgcttgacCACTATCACGTTCCtcaaccacgatcacgttccagcttagccagatgggattcagaagatacatttgatttttttttgggcttaatctgagtttgtgtaggagtcagtgttgtgctgggagctggccgtttgctggattccatctctaagttaacgttacctagtgttgcaggtTGTTGTCACTGTTTAATGGCAGAAGAGAAGCTATTattgtctgaggcaaggctctcgggagcacgcataaatgtcacatcctttggattttcccagcaaaagtgACCCGCTACCTTCACATTaatatcagtctacaggctttaattacgttacaagctgttcacacattggcaaaaaaaggcaaatattacatgaattttaatagaagtggccaacAAAGTAACTGCTCtgctattggacactttcattagTTAACAGCCAGATatttctttgcaataaacaaTCACTATAACAGTGCTTGTGGATGCAGGAGacaacattaatttaaaaatcagatgtcttttagatttttcacattattttaaatgatgtctttaaaatttgaatataattCATATTATGGTAACATTTCAGTGGaaaaatttgaatttagtttatCAGCCCTGTTAACAGCCCTACTATGATTTAGCACAAATGGATATATGGGAATTACTTagaccaaaaatgtaaaaacaaatagaaaCACTTATTTGAACTTCTTTATTTGGATTGCAGCTCTGCATACTTTCAACCAACTTCATGAGTTGCATGCTGGGATGCTTTAATACTGTCCAGTACTGAAGGCTCTTCCATGTATGCTGGATGCAACTCATTCATTAAAACATTACAGATATAGGCACAACCTCccaatttatatttgtctgcaAGTTTCAACCATTCAAACAAGTGTGACCAAAGTTTTACTGGTACTGTCAAGATGATATTTTTATAGTAGGGCTGTCaaacgattaaaatatttaatcgcaTAATATCTTTATGAAAATGATtggacaaaatatgcttcatcccaatgtatttttcagtcatccacacaaaacctaccccaccaacacaacagaaaatgaacacaacacaacagaaaatgaacacaactcaattcaaattatgtacaaaatcTAGTAATTGTAAGTGTTTTATGATGCAATATATGTCACAATTGTAACATAAATTGGGTTAACCCATTTACAGTGACTgtgtagattacctgcagggttccaTCAATGTTTCCAACTTCTGCACTAAAGCACTATCAAACAGAGACACTGTGACAGAACCTTGGAGACAGCAGCAGAGTTTCCTTTAGCTGCTAATCAGTACCGCCGTTACCTATACACATTATGAAGTCTGTgttgggcaccaactccctaggggggcaccagaaactccaccggctgcctttactggcatgttatacgttattcaaggacccagtaGGGGTCGCGGAACACGACCATTTCACGCTCGCACCACGCCTTGCATCTTTTGCCGCACGCCTCGCAGTGCAAGGCTGGTGTTCAAATGGCAGCTGTCTTGCCGCAGGTATCGGCATAATGTCTCCCACCATCTGTTTTCCCGACTTCAATGCATTAGACATTAGCGGCGTTTGTGCGAATTGACTCGCTTCTCATGAACTACGGTTTATTCAAAGAGTCATATTACATgttaatggcattaaaaaaaattgtgccgTTAAACAAATGTTgcgttaacgcgttaataacgcttTCACTTCGACAGCATTGGTTTATAGTTAATGTTTTTGAAGGGAACGTTTaaaattgcatgttttgttactcctaaaatctgttcattttattattttctgtatgtAACAATTTCAACACCTTTTTCATTACCATCAAACTCATTACCGCCTGTCTGTTTTTTTACATGAGGTAAGCAGCTGAAGGTTTACATTGTGAATTCATTTGCTTTGAAGAAATTTGCACTAATTTTCTGTTTGGAGAAAACAATTATCCATCATGTTTCTGATTGCTCTTTCAGAAGAGAAAAGTAGAATCAGTCTCTTTGGCAACACAAGTGACTGCAGCGACTCCTGTGCCCTCAATTCCTGCTTCTGCAGATGCGAATCAGGCCGCGGTCTATCCAGCAATGAGAGATGCCTCCTTCAGCAACAAGTCCAGAGAAGAACATGAGCAACTCACCTCTTTCACCACAGTAAATTAAAGATTGTCTTTCAAATTCAATCGAAGTTCAGTAGTTAGTTTGCGGTAACTAAAGAGCTGGCCCATTTCTTGTCTTGTGTCTTTATTTTGGAATGTCATTTTGGAAATCAAACCTGTTTTGGTACACCCCCTTCTCTCTTGGAAGAATGGCACAGCTCGTCGTATTATTCCTTCTCAGCCGGGGAGAAAACGGAAAAATTGTGGCGGGACAGATGAGGTAGGCCTTGCAGCTCACCTTATAAATGCTTTCTTAGCTGGTTAAATCTGTTTGAATTGTTAAATCCTGCGTTTATATCATATGTTTTGCTAATCTAACATTTGTATCTTCACATTTCAATGTTATTTGCCTAGAAGTGGTTGCCATAGGGTAGCATACCCTGTCACTTTGCATAAATCTGTTTTTATTGAGAAAGGTGCTGGGCTGGCCTATGTTTAGATGTACATGTTTATCAGATagatacatggatggatggatggatggatggatgatcgcTCCAAATCAGTGTTTACATCATATAACCAGTGAAATGTGAGGGTTTATTTCACCCCACATAGCATTTAAACACAGACTACATTTTCACTTAAGTTAAATGAATATATACGAACATAAATCACAAGAGTGTTGTTATTTGATTTCTAAATGTCCCCTAAAAATCTAATACTTCAAATGTTTAGtttctctttaaaataaatacaaaaaatgctGATATTTGTGTACTTTCACCTGTCTTCTTTCATTCTAAAATCAAATGTCCCAAAGCTTTGCAACCCCTTGTGTTTTTCTGTCAGATGGTAAAGGTGTTCCAGAATAACAGCCCTCGCAGCTCCACCATCTATTTGCTGCCAGGAGAGGTCCGGCTCATTTACTTCACATTGCCTTTGTTGTGTGTCTACTAAATTGGAGGCGTAGGGGTTTCAGTGAATGGTGTGAAGCTTAGACTCCAGATATTTTGTTGAGAATCCTCTGAATCTTGTAAATGCAATGAAACTCAGGTGTCAGTGACCTTAATCGCTAAATTCACAAGTACGTAGCCATTAACTTTTGGGGTTTTTTAATTCAGGTTATAAGTAATTCCAAAcagtgttaaaggtgcactcagtaattttgtgCTAACACCTAGCAGTGTAGATTCAGCATCATGCCAATGCAATAGTTTTATTTACGCTATTCACCGTcagcagtattttatttattccagcaatgtgtaatataatataataatataagtgAGAAGTATTCAGCTGGTTATTTGATCTCAAAATGGTAGCGCAGATTAGGTGATTTGCTCCAATGGAATAAAAAGCATTCATTAAGCTTTTAACTTCTTAACGTATCATACGTGAGTGtacataaataattttatattcttAAGTACTATTCATTACTTGATTGCTTGCCTAGCAATTGCCACTAAGAGGCTGCACAAGAAGCTTaattttttctaaaatgtaatcAGAAATGTGACCAATGACAAGATAAATACATgtcaaaataatgtatatatatatattacaattaaGTTGAAGGTTCGCCAActtaaaccaaaaatgaaaatactctcatcatttactcaccctcatgccatcccagatgtgtatgactttctttcttctgctgaacacaaacaaagattttaagaagtcctaattcagctctgtagatgcattcaatgcaaatgaatggtactagaactttgaatctccaaaaagcacataaatcagcatacaagtaatccataagactgcagtggttaaatccatgcgaTATGGTGAGTGTGGGTAAGGAACAGATtctatatttactataaatctccactttcacattcttcttttgtttttggtgattcacattctttgtgtatatcaccacctattgggcaggaaggaggatttatttaaaaaaaaaacttaagaaagACTTAactattaatctgtttctcacccacacctataatattgttCCTGAAGAcgtgaatttaaccactggagtcttagtgattacttttatgctgcctttattttgtttttggatcCTCAAAtttatggccaccattcacttgcattgtatagacctacagagctgaaatattcttcaaaaggtattttttgtgttgtgcagaagaaagtaagtcatacacatctgggatggcatgaggatgaataaatgatgagagaattttcatttttgggtgaactatctcttttaaGCCTTCAATGCATTTTTGTCATGCCCGGAAGCATGGCTTCTCTTTAATTATTCAAACTGTCAAATGGGCTGGACTTTGTAGCAATCAACCTATAATTGAACCTAACCTctgacagtgtttgaaatgtaaaaGCACCACTGTTGAAAACATACAGGAGCAATTAATTGTGATCTGATGAAACATGAAACGTTTTTgcacttatttaatttttttagttaataaatgtcatagtttGAGTAGCTTTTGGGAGCAACATTGCTAACACATTCAGttgaggtcagaagtttacatacagcttATCCAAATACatctaaactcagtttttcacaattcctgacatttaatcgtagaaaacattcactttctaaggtcagttaggatcactaatttattttttaaatgtgaaatgtcagaataatagtagagagaatgatttatttcagcttttatttctttcatcacattcccagtgggtcagaagtttacatacactttgttagtatttggtagtattgtctttaaattgttcaacttggatcaaatgttttgggtagccttctcacaagcttctcacaataagttgctggaattttggtccattcctccagacagaactggtgtaaatgagtcaggtttgtaggcctccttgctcgcacacagtttttcagttctgcccatacATTTTCAATCGGATTGAGGCCAGGgtgatagccactccaataccttgactttgttgtccttaagccattttgcaacaacatcggaggtatgcttggggtcattgtccatttggaagacccatttgcgaccaagctttaacttcctagctGATGTCTTCAGATGTGGCTTCACaatttccacataattttccttcctcatgatgctatctattttctgtactgtagtctgtttttttatggtggttttggagcagtggcttcttccttgctgagcagcctttcaggttatgtcgatataggactagttttactgtggatatagatacttgtctacctgtttcctccagcatcttcacaaggtcctttgctgttgttctgggattgatttgcactttttgcaccaaactacgttcatctcagAACGTTCAGAAatagaatgtgtctccttcctgagcggtatatTGGCTGCGTGGTCCCGTGgtttttatacttgcgtactatagtttgtacagttgaacatggcaccttcaggcatttagaaattgctcccaaagttGAACCAGTCTTGTGGAGGTTGTGGCAGGATGAATGAGGCATAGACAGACAATTCTCTAAAGCAATGTCACGAATGGGGTGTTTTATTGACACCGCAAACAATACTGAAGGAATGAAACTTGGTGCGTTGTGTCTTCGGTGCTGGGGCGAGGAGGGCGTGCCGTGGTCTCTGTGCCTGTGAATTCCGTGTGCAGTGTAGCTTTCCCGAATTCCATGCTCTGATTGGCCTTCACTCATTGCTGGACCCTCAGATTTAAGCGAGACAGAGAAGAGGGTTATTGGTATTCTCTGGAGTCATGGCTCACCGTCTTCCTCTTCCGCTGGCATTTAAATCCGCTCCAGGTGATTGTTCGCAGGTGGGGCCAATCTGCGCCCACATTCCAGGGATGATTGGATGATATGCTCCAATTCCAGGGCAGCATTGATATGTGCATGGCATACACGCCACAAGTTGCACAAAGATATCAaggaaagaggcactgagtttgaaggttgaccttaaaatacatccacaggtacgcCCCCAATTGAATCCAATTAGGCAATTAGCCTATCAAAAgcgaattggctaattgcctaaaggcttgacataattttctggaattttccaagctgcttaaaggcacaattaacttatTGTATAttcacttctgacccactggaattgtgatatggtCAATTAAGTGAGTCAATCTGTCTGTAAGCAATTTTTGTTCATATTTCTTGTGTCATGAACAAAGTcataaacaacttgccaaaactatagtttgttcattttaaatctgtggaggggttaaaaattttgttttaatgacaaccctaagtgtatgtaaacttctgacttcaactgtacacaaCAATTGACTACAAAAAGACTACTCAAGGCCCATTAGACTTTCTACGTATATAATGAAGTGCAGAGATTTTTGGATGTATACCACATTCAGTTTTGTCATTTATTGCTGTTACAACATCAATCATCTCCCTAACTCTACTCTTTGGTCTTAGGATTCACAGGACAGTTCTGATGGAATCCCCTCTGCCCCACGCATGACTGGGAGCTTGGTGTCGGACCGCAGTCACGATGACATTGTCACACGAATGAAGAACATAGACTGTATTGAGCTGGGCAGACACAGGCTGAAGCCCTGGTACTTTTCTCCATACCCACAGGAGCTCACCACACTTCCCATCCTCTACCTCTGTGAATTCTGTCTCAAGTACCTCAAAAGCCTCAAATGTCTCCAGAGGCACTTGGTAAGACCCGTTTCAGGACTGTTTATACAGTGGCTCTAAAAAGTACACTATGTGGTCCAAAGAACGTAGAAacccaataatttttttattgtaggtttaaaatgataaaacatcagatactgtacaaataaatatttggcctctttctggttgtcaaacgttaGTGAAACATGGCCAAATtgaatgtgatgaactacatgaCTTTCATacatgcattgaaaaaaaaaaaatcaccttgacaccagttCAGATTAGAAAAGAACATAGTACTGAGAAAAGCTctggcatcatttgtttgcaaatgcaacttggtttgatattttgtttttgatgcaagtacattcatacatttttaaagctaGTGTATAGAAATAGTTCACtgaaaatttttaattctctcatctactccatcccagatgtgtatgactttcttctgctgaacaaagatttttagaagaatatttcagctctgtaggtccatgcaagtgaatggtgaacagaaatttgaagctccaaaaagcacatagaggcagcataaatgtaatacagaagactccagtggcttaatcaatgccttctgaagcaatctaatagATTTTGGGGGAGAACgggccaaaatataactcctttttcactatacatctagccattgcagtctcttggcatggtcattatttcaagcttggttacacttcctagtgtttgatgAATGCACAGaacgctagatggtgctaggagaAGTGTAATcaggcttgaaatcatgatcaccaaggagactgctgatgtccagatttatagtgaaaatgatCATCAAAAACACTTAGGTCTGTTCTCACCTCAAACCGATTGGATCgcatctgaagacatgaatttaaacactggagtcttatggattacggttatgctgactttatgtgctttttggagcttcaaagttctaaccaccattcacttgcattgtatggagcaacagagctgaaatattcttctaaaaatctttgtgttctgcagaagaaagaaaatcacacatctgggataacatgagagaattgtcatttttgggtgaactattcttttaagtgtccaaatgctttgTCTCTAAGCAACTCAAAACAACTGTTACTAACTCCCATCCCACATCTGTCTATAATCTTTACAGACAAAATGCAACCTTCGGCATCCCCCAGGAAATGAGATTTATCGCAAAGGAACAATCTCCTTTTTTGAAATTGATGGCAGGAAAAACAAGGTGGGTAATTTgtagtatgtttttaaaaagtcaaaTGTAGTGTGTAAAGATAAGTAGAGTTTAGCTTAACAGTAACTTATTCCAAGGCTAATAATGTCAAAATGGGTTGAATACTGCTTATTTGAATGTTGTTGCTTGAACACTTTTTGTTACTAACCTTTGTTACAAACACTATTTTTTGTAGTTTTAAGAGCTTGACAGCCACTGTAtcttttcattgtatgaaaaagagcagctagaacattctgcaaaatatatatgttaaaatatctcTTGTGCTCTAAAGAAGAAGGACAATCATACAGGGTTGGAAcgatatgagtaaatgatgacagaataaacatGTTGATTGTTTGAATTCAGTGGTTTGATCTGCTAATTCTGTGACTCTTTTTCACTACAGTCATATTCCCAAAATTTGTGTTTATTGGCCAAATGCTTCCTGGACCATAAGACCCTGTACTATGACACAGATCCGTTCCTCTTCTATGTTATGACAGAGTATGACTCTAAGGGCTTCCACATAGTCGGCTACTTCTCCAAGGTACATTGCGGCTCCACATTTTAGCTTGTTCCCTCTTTTGTATTGAGAC includes the following:
- the LOC127643108 gene encoding histone acetyltransferase KAT5-like isoform X1, producing MADPSVDVVEGCRLPVLRKNQENEDEWPLAEILSVKEIPGRKLYYVHYIDFNKRLDEWVNPDRLDLKKLQFPKEAKTPTKNGLSGSRPSSPERDVRKSLDLGVQSASAPSRGKTLPTPKRKVESVSLATQVTAATPVPSIPASADANQAAVYPAMRDASFSNKSREEHEQLTSFTTNGTARRIIPSQPGRKRKNCGGTDEMVKVFQNNSPRSSTIYLLPGEDSQDSSDGIPSAPRMTGSLVSDRSHDDIVTRMKNIDCIELGRHRLKPWYFSPYPQELTTLPILYLCEFCLKYLKSLKCLQRHLTKCNLRHPPGNEIYRKGTISFFEIDGRKNKSYSQNLCLLAKCFLDHKTLYYDTDPFLFYVMTEYDSKGFHIVGYFSKEKESTEDYNVACILTLPPYQRRGYGKLLIEFSYELSKVEGKTGTPEKPLSDLGLLSYRSYWSQTILEILMNLKSENGERPQITINEISEITSVKKEDVISTLQYLNLINYYKGQYILTLSEDIVDGHERAMHKRHLRIDPKCLHFTPKDWSKRGKW
- the LOC127643108 gene encoding histone acetyltransferase KAT5-like isoform X2 produces the protein MADPSVDVVEGCRLPVLRKNQENEDEWPLAEILSVKEIPGRKLYYVHYIDFNKRLDEWVNPDRLDLKKLQFPKEAKTPTKNGLSGSRPSSPERDVRKSLDLGVQSASAPSRGKTLPTPRKVESVSLATQVTAATPVPSIPASADANQAAVYPAMRDASFSNKSREEHEQLTSFTTNGTARRIIPSQPGRKRKNCGGTDEMVKVFQNNSPRSSTIYLLPGEDSQDSSDGIPSAPRMTGSLVSDRSHDDIVTRMKNIDCIELGRHRLKPWYFSPYPQELTTLPILYLCEFCLKYLKSLKCLQRHLTKCNLRHPPGNEIYRKGTISFFEIDGRKNKSYSQNLCLLAKCFLDHKTLYYDTDPFLFYVMTEYDSKGFHIVGYFSKEKESTEDYNVACILTLPPYQRRGYGKLLIEFSYELSKVEGKTGTPEKPLSDLGLLSYRSYWSQTILEILMNLKSENGERPQITINEISEITSVKKEDVISTLQYLNLINYYKGQYILTLSEDIVDGHERAMHKRHLRIDPKCLHFTPKDWSKRGKW
- the LOC127643108 gene encoding histone acetyltransferase KAT5-like isoform X3, translating into MADPSVDVVEGCRLPVLRKNQENEDEWPLAEILSVKEIPGRKLYYVHYIDFNKRLDEWVNPDRLDLKKLQFPKEAKTPTKNGLSGSRPSSPERDVKRKVESVSLATQVTAATPVPSIPASADANQAAVYPAMRDASFSNKSREEHEQLTSFTTNGTARRIIPSQPGRKRKNCGGTDEMVKVFQNNSPRSSTIYLLPGEDSQDSSDGIPSAPRMTGSLVSDRSHDDIVTRMKNIDCIELGRHRLKPWYFSPYPQELTTLPILYLCEFCLKYLKSLKCLQRHLTKCNLRHPPGNEIYRKGTISFFEIDGRKNKSYSQNLCLLAKCFLDHKTLYYDTDPFLFYVMTEYDSKGFHIVGYFSKEKESTEDYNVACILTLPPYQRRGYGKLLIEFSYELSKVEGKTGTPEKPLSDLGLLSYRSYWSQTILEILMNLKSENGERPQITINEISEITSVKKEDVISTLQYLNLINYYKGQYILTLSEDIVDGHERAMHKRHLRIDPKCLHFTPKDWSKRGKW